In Apis cerana isolate GH-2021 linkage group LG6, AcerK_1.0, whole genome shotgun sequence, the following are encoded in one genomic region:
- the LOC108003833 gene encoding nischarin, with protein MACLLLNQENVHIKIPSADTVEGITYYCIEVRIASIKWTVKHRYNDFAELHDKLVSENYVKKDILPPKKLIGNKCEAFVEKRRLSLEVYLNEVYNYLKKAMPRELAVFLDMHIYDIFFLLQSMALEFFIEGNSLLQKSKSHKFNPVQLYAISERLKQPCPPIEVVDKKYDFSHVLDFNSHLTGLIIEGSSEPYRTSNIYSSALSIELTSFKNIENLTINQYPMDKIYHMGNLRDTVKYLKVNNTKLRNIVELAMCEEVHKTIENANDSHVWFKVTHLDLSDNRIEVIDEAIKLLPQIECLTLNNNLLSEISNITLLPRLSQLYLASNNFTTLPDDLHTKLGYIVYIDLSQNKLTSLSSFSKLYSLEGLDVSCNRIEKIEEVKNIGHLPCLENLRLTGNPVSTIVDYRVKVLEPFGKRAADICLDNEKPNQKELDTVSVHQALRIAREGKSPTFTASDAPLFSAEIPNI; from the exons atacaaTGATTTTGCTGAACTTCACGATAAACTTGTCTCAGAGAATTATGTTAAGAAGGATATATTGCCACCAAAGAAACTTATTGGAAATAAATGTGAAGCTTTTGTAGAAAAGCGTAGATTAAGCTTAgaagtttatttaaatgaagtaTACAATTACTTGAAAAAAGCAATGCCTAGAGAATTAGCTGTATTTCttgatatgcatatatatgatatatttttcctacTACAGAGTATggctttagaattttttatagaagggAATAGTTTATTGCAAAAATCCAAAAGTCATAAATTTAATCCAGTTCAg cTATATGCAATCAGTGAGAGATTAAAACAACCCTGTCCACCAATCGAAGtggttgataaaaaatatgattttagtCATGTCTTGGACTTTAATTCTCATTTAACTGGTCTCATTATTGAAGGAAGTTCAGAACCTTATAGAACCagcaatatttattcatcagCGTTGTCCATTGAATTAACGAGTTttaagaatatagaaaatttaaccaTTAATCAATATCCAATGGACAAGATATATCATATGGGCAATCTTCGAGATacagtgaaatatttaaaagtgaacAATACAAAACTTAGAAATATCGTTGAATTAGCAATGTGCGAAGAAGTACACAAAACAATTGAAAACGCAAACGATTCCCATGTTTGGTTTAAAGTCACTCATCTAGATCTTAGTGATAATCGAATAGAAGTTATAGATgaagcaattaaattattgccaCAAATAGAATgcttaacattaaataataatctactCTCTGAAATTTCTAACATCACTCTATTACCGAGATTGTCTCAATTATATTTAGCATCGAATAATTTCACAACTCTACCCGATGATTTGCATACGAAACTTGGTTATATCGTTTATATCGATTTGTCCCAAAACAAATTAACTTCATTATCGAGTTTCTCAAAATTGTATTCATTAGAAGGACTAGATGTAAGTTGCAATCGTAtcgaaaaaatcgaagaagtaAAGAATATTGGTCATTTACCttgtttggaaaatttaagattaactGGCAATCCAGTGTCAACAATTGTCGATTATAGAGTAAAAGTATTAGAACCGTTTGGAAAAAGAGCAGCAGATATTTGTTTAGATAATGAAAAACCAAATCAGAAGGAACTGGATACTGTTTCTGTTCATCAAGCATTACGCATTGCAAGAGAAGGAAAATCACCTACATTCACGGCTTCAGATGCACCTTTATTTTCTGCAGAGATtccaaatatatag